CATCTTTCGGGTTGAGAATACCGATTATTACTACGGCTCCTTTAAGGCAGTGCGTGGGGTTAATTTGGAGATTCCGGTCAATAAGATCACCGCGTTTATTGGACCATCCGGTTGCGGTAAGAGCACGGTGTTGCGATGCTTCAACCGTCTGAATGATTTGATTGCTGGTGCTCATATCGACGGGCGGATTACCTTTCACGGTCAAGATATTTACAGCAAAGCGGTTGACCCAACTGAGTTGCGTCGTCGGGTTGGCATGGTATTCCAAAAGCCGAACCCCTTCCCGAAGTCCATCTACGACAACATTGCCTTTGGTGCTCGCATCAATGGCTACCAGGGCGATATGGATGAGCTGGTGGAGCGGTCACTGCGCGGCGCGGCCCTATGGGATGAAGTGAAGGACAAGCTTAAAGAGAGTGGTCTTTCCATCTCTGGGGGACAACAACAGCGTCTCTGTATTGCCCGGGCGATCGCGATCGCCCCTGAGGTGATTTTGATGGACGAGCCTTGCTCAGCCTTGGACCCCATCTCCACCCTCAAGATTGAAGAGTTGATGCACCAACTCAAAGAGAACTACACCATCATTATCGTGACGCATAACATGCAGCAGGCGACCCGTGTGTCCGATAGGACGGCTTTCTATAATGCGGAAGCCACTGATTCGGGCAGCAAAGTCGGCTATTTGGTCGAGTACGACGTCACTGAAAATATTTTCAAGAATCCGCAGAACGAAGCCACGAGAGACTACGTATCGGGACGCTTCGGTTAAGGCAAAGCCAAGCCTTTGGCCTTTGGTCTATTAAACCTCATCCAGATTCAGAAGTGGAGTTTTAGCATCTGCTCGAACCTCACCGCCTGCGGCACCTCTCCTTCTCGAGGAGAGGTTTAAGAAGATTCTGGTTCCTCTCCTTGAGAAGGAAAGGTTAGATGAGGTTTTTCAGAATATGCAAAACTCCAGTTTTCAAATTGGACTTGGTTTAGCTAATTTAAGTAGCATTTCATTTGATTGGGAGGCTTAAAGCAACTGATAGGCCTGATTATTTTAGAGGATGTTTTAATGGGTCGATTTGTACAATCAAGCTCACCCGAGTCCATTAAGTCGTAGCTATAAATTCTCATGCCATTGTCGATGACTCTGGGCAGTTTAAGTAGCCAAACATTGGCTGGATAGCGTTTCAAGCATCCTTTCACCCCATCGGACGGTTCGAGGTTGTGGCATTTGCTTTTAGTCGTCATATACTCAGGCTTACCAGATTGCGGTATTCATAGCTTTTTTGAGCCGATGAATCGAGCTGACGCTTGAGTCATTTAAGCTGAAATTCTGAACTTAGCACTGAGTTTTAATGAGTCCAACATCTCCCTTTAACCTCTAACAGAAACGAGAAAGATAAACTGAAGTTGAAAACAGTATTAGATGATACTGTTTATTGTTTCTGAAAATAGATTAAAGCCATGAAGACTCAAGAACGTGCTCGTAATTTGCTGGCCCGACGTCGACAACAATTTGAAAACCGTCGAGCTTCTATGCTCGGTCGGACAGGGCAAGAAATTGTCGATCGCATCAACCCGACGGCTGCTTTGCAGTAGTGCCGATTTGGTTTTGCAATGTTTCGTTTGTTAAGGAGTTTCTGATGCGGTCCAAAACGTCTAAGGAAAAGGTGGAATTTGAGGTCTGGGCCTCTGCAGTCAAAGCGCAAATGCTTCGTGCGCTGCAAAAAACACGCTTGAAGCATGCCTCTGAATCATTAACAGAGAATGAGGCTGAAGAGTTGGCCTCTTAAGGGAGTTAGGCCAACATGCGGAGTAGTCCTTGCTGGCCCAGCAACACTTCGCGTAATAGAGTCGTGATGCCCACCCAAACGATCGGTGAAATATCGACGCCGCCAAAGGGGGGAATGACTTTGCGCACGGGCACCAGTAAAAATTCCGTCGGCCAAAACGCCAGGTTGAACGGGAAGCGATCGCCATCCGCTTCGGGATACCAAGTCAGGACAATCCGCACGATGAAGAGCAGCGTGTAAATTGCCAGCAGCGGGCTCAAAATCCAGTTGGCAAGGTGTTCCAGAGTCAATAGGTCAGACATAAGTGGTTTGCTAGCAACACAACGCGACAGGACGATGACGTCCCATATCAATAGGATAAAACGTCACCTGGGCAATTTTCATAAGCTTGCTCGTCAGTTGAATATTCCACTGGACAAGGCTGGCAGAAATGTCGGGAACGCATGCCCCAGTCGCAGTCGCAAATTGACTGGGTCAAAAGGCCGCTCTGGCTCATTTTCGGCTTACTCGATCGCGACCTCTAGGGTGTAGGTGGTGTTGCCCCGAGTGCCGCCGACAATTAATTGATAATCGCCAGTTTGGGGCAATAGCAGTACTTCGCTGGTGGCCTCTTGCACCATAATCATGCCACTGGGTGAGACCAGGTCAAAAACGGCATTGTCTTCTAGAGAATAGATGTCTAAAACAATGGTCTGTCCGCCCTGGGCACCCAGCAGATAAACGTCGCGATCGCCTCGCACCAAGGAATTTTCCAGCGTCGTTTGGCTAGTGCCGGGGGCAAACTCAACTCGCTGGGCTGGCGGCAAATCGGCCAGCAGCGTGGCACTGTCGACGCCCCCCGGCCCAATGAAATATTGGGTTACCGCCGGATCATCGCACTCTGTGGCGAAAAAGCTATCTCCGCTACTCATCGTCAGCGTCTCGGCGGTGACCTGCCAGGTCTCGTCTACGGCTTGCAGGTCGTACTCAATCCAGGTGGAAACGGTTAAGCTGACGCGATCGCCCAGCAACTCGCCCGCGAAGTTTTGTGCATAAGAAGAGTAGTAGCCCGCTTCCTCATTGTGAATCGACACCACGCTGTCGCCATCCACTTGCCCTGACTCATCTACCGTTAGCCGCACCGCCCCGGTGATCAGGTCGTTATCGCCAAAATAGCAATATTGATCCGGCTCTAGGCTAGTCGCAGCACTTGCCATGGAGGCTTCAGATGACACATTGGCTGACGGCGTTGACTCAGCGGTGGTGGCATCGGCAGTCATTTCATTGGCCGCTTCTGAAGTTGGTGGCTGGGGAGCGGACGGTTCGACCGAGGGGCCGCTACACCCCAGCAAAAATAAGATCCCTAACCAACCGAATTGCTTACCCGTCATGATCAAGATTCAAATTCAGTGAAAATACACAGCTACCTCTAATATGCCCAGACTCGCTGCCGGGAATATCAATCCCCCGTTAGGGAAGGGCGATCGGCGGACAATCGCCCAGGCACGAGTGCATTTAACAGTTGCTCCATGAATTGTTAGAGCAAGGCCGAGCGATGGAATACCGACTTTAGAACTTTTCGCTGAGAGAATAGAAATAGTGCTGAAGGACGGGTGCTCATGGATGCTGAGATTAAGGTTTTGCCGTTGCTACACATGGCATCGGGGGATATGTTGTCGCTGCAGCAATATCGCTTGGTCGGGGCGCACCCTGGCAAGGTGGTGTATCTGCAAGCCAATCTGCACGGGGCAGAAATTGCGGGGAATAGCGTCATCCATCAGCTATTGACCTATTTCCAAAAACTGGATGCGACTGCCTTGCAGGGAGAAATTCGCCTCGTTCCGGCCTGCAATCCGATTGGGGTCAATACTCGGGCCCATAACTTTGCCAGTGGTCGATTTAATCCCTATGATGGGCGCGACTGGAATCGGATTTTTTGGGATTGGGAACAGGAGCACCAGGGTGCCCGGACATTTGCCGAGCAACATTTGGCCAGCGATCGCGCCACCATTCAACAGGCTTATCGCGAATTTATTGGTCAACACTTTAAGGCGGAGTTAGCGACCCTCGATGATCCCGCTGGGGTGCCGGTGCATCAGCGCTACCGCACCCGCTTACAACAGCAAGCGCTGGCTGCCGACCTGCTGATCGATTTGCACAGTTCGAGCAATCAGGGGCTGGTGTACGCCTACTATTTTCGCGATCGCACAGCGTCTATTCCTTACTTTGATCTGGACTTTGCCATTTTGTTAGATCAGTTTGATGGTAATGCCTTTGACGAAGCGTTCATCAATCCCTGGCTCGCGTTAGAGCAAGCGTTTGCGGAACTCGGGCGATCGCTGCGCTTCGATATCGAGGCTTGGACCCTGGAGTTGGGGACGGGGATGAAGAATGATCCTCAAGCGATTGCGCGGGGCGTTAACGGCATTTTGAATTACCTGCGGCAGCAGCAAGTTTTGCAAGATGGCGGCGGCATTGTGCCGCGATCGGTACCGCTGACCCGGGCGAGCCAACTCAAAAAGTATTACGCCACGGCAGGTGGCTTTGTGCAAAACCGAGTGGCGCTGGGCACTTGGGTGCAGTCGGGCGACGTGCTGTACGAACTGCTGTGTCTCAACAAAACGGGGCAGTATCCACAGGTGCTCACGGTGCAGGCCCAACAATCCGGTTTGGTCTATGACCTCTCCACCTGTGAAGGTGTCAGCGAGGGGGAATATGTGCTGGCGGTGATGGTGCCGGATGCCTGAGGGCTGCGCTCCATCGGTCAGGCGCAAGAGTAGGGAGAATTAGCGAAGGCGATCGCTTTGCCATCAACGCTGAGCAAATAATCCGCGCGAATAATTGTGCCGGTTTGCAGCTTAATAAAGTCTGCGCCCCCTTGGGCATAAACATCGACGATGCGACTTTCCACCGTTTGAGTGACTCCGTCCACATCTTGATAAACGATGGGGCACCGTTGGCGTAGGGTCGCCAGGGCTTCTAATTCGTCGTGAAAGCCGCAGTCAATCAGGCGGTAGGGTTGCATAAATCGAGTCATTCAGAATCGGTGAATACCTTAATGATGCAATCTGTGGCTGAGACATTAATGAATGTCGCATGAGGGTGCTAGAAAGATGCAGCCCTACAGTCGCGCTGAATTACATGAGCAATGATAGGGCGATCGCGGGCGCAATTACCCAAAACAGAGCCGCTTGTAAAACCAAACGTCCACGATTTTGTTCTCTCACCATAAGGCTGTGACTCCGGCTCAACATTGAGCATAAATGTTTGCTGGACTGGAAATCGATTGCAAAATACGGGGCTAGATAACGACTGTTGACCAGGCTGCCCAAGTTCAGACGGCGAGCGATCAAGCGCAGGTAAATTTAGCAAAAATCACTGAATTGTGAAAAAACTGGCTTGAAGGAGAAAAGTTAAGATCCGCGTTTACCCTGTTTCGATCACAAGCGATATTTTTGCCGATGACTCCAAACGCTCATTAGCTTTACAGTTCGTTCTCAATTGCAGGTAAGCAGTCACCATTAACACCGGTGCAAAGTTGATGAAAGCAGAGAGTGTCTCCTGTCTACGAAGAGTCTCAATACAGAAACGCTGACGCTTAGTTGAGTAAAGGCTTAGAAATTAGAGGCAATTGCAAAACATGATTAGCTCTAGCTCTCCTGAGAGATTGGCGAATTTTGAATCCAGGCTATTTGATAACTCAAAATCTTGAAGATTGACAAGGGGGCGAACGTTTTCTTTGGGATCATCCTGTCGTCATAGAGAACGCTGTCGCGCTGCATATCCGTAAGCTGGCGCTTAAATCTCTTTTCCCAGAGGCGGTTAGTGAGCATGGCGAAGCCCAGGCGGGTAATGGGTTTCGCACCTCAGCCATGATTGACCTGTCGTTATGTTTACTAAGGTCTATCTACCTCACTTATTGGGTTTCGTTCGCGTGTTTCTGGGGCGTCAGAGGCTACAACACCTCAACATTCAGAGCACCATGTTGCCGCAGCCATTGTTGTTGATCGCCGGTCAGCCCCGTGGCATCGGTGAACAGCGCCTCTTGTACTTGAGCATTGTCGAAGATGGCGCCATCGAGTTGCGCATGTTCTAAATTGGCGCTGCGGAGGTCGGCCCCCGTGAAATTGGCCCCACTCAAGTTGGAAAATTCCAAATTAGCTTCGAACAATGCCGCCTCTTGAAAATGGGTGTTAACCAGTACGGCATTCCAAAAATCGGCCCATTTCAAGTCACTCGATCGCAAGCTGGCCTCAGTGAGGTCAGCCGCCTGAAAACTGCTACTCGTCGCGTTCACGCTGGTGAGGTTAGCTGCCTTCAGGATGGCTGACTTTAAGTTTGCATGGTTGAGGTCGGCGGCTTGAAAGGTGCTCCCGATCAAAATGCTCTGCTGAAAACTCGCTTTGCTGAGCTGGGCCGCTGCGAAATTCGCTTCCCTGAGTTCCGCGCGATCAAATTGCGCTTCAATGAGTTTGGCCTGTTGAAACTGGGCGGCAGTGCCCTGAATATCGCGCAGGTCAGCTCGTTGTAAATCGGCTTGAGAAAAAATGGCGCGATCGCACACCGCCCCGTAAAGCTTGGCTCCCAAAGCATGAATCTGCCGAAAATCTGCATCGGCCAATTGTGCCTGAATCAAAACTGCGCCGGTTAACTGACAGCCAATGCCGCAACTGCTCGACAGGTCAGCCAACGTCAGCGTAGCATTGGAAAAATTGGCCTGACGCAGGGACCTATGCTGAGCCTGCAAACGCCGCAGGTAAGCCGATTTGAAATCTCCGCCATCAAGTTGGGCGTTGTTCAGTTCAATGCCACTCAACTCGGCGCTGGCCAATGATTGACCAGCATGGATCTTGTCGATGACTTCGGCTGGGGAGAATTGCGTCATACCGGCTCCTGAGTGGGCGATCGCTCTGAATCGATTAACCGCCTGAATATACCAATAATCTTGTCCCGACTGACGTTGATGAGGCGAGGGAATGGCGGCATAAAAAAAGAGGCGCGGTATGAGCGCGCCTCTAGGTCCAATCTCAATTTGACTGCTCAGGTCAGCACTTATGCTTCATCCAGAGCCGCAATGCCAGGCAGGGTCTTGCCTTCCAGCAGTTCCAGACTGGCACCGCCGCCGGTGGAGATGTGGCTCATTTGCTCAGCCACGCCCACTTTTTCGACCGCAGCGACCGAATCGCCACCGCCGATGATGGTAGTCACGCCACTAGGGGTAAGTTCGGCTAGCGTGTGAGCGATCGCTTCCGTCCCCGCCGCAAACTTATCGAATTCGAACACGCCCATCGGGCCATTCCAGATCACCGATTTGCACTGCTTCAGCGCCTCTTGGAAGACCTTGACCGCATCGGGGCCAATGTCCAGACCCATCCAGCCATCGGGAATAGCTTCGATGCTAACGGTTTGA
Above is a genomic segment from Leptolyngbya iicbica LK containing:
- a CDS encoding YggT family protein; this translates as MSDLLTLEHLANWILSPLLAIYTLLFIVRIVLTWYPEADGDRFPFNLAFWPTEFLLVPVRKVIPPFGGVDISPIVWVGITTLLREVLLGQQGLLRMLA
- a CDS encoding pentapeptide repeat-containing protein, whose amino-acid sequence is MTQFSPAEVIDKIHAGQSLASAELSGIELNNAQLDGGDFKSAYLRRLQAQHRSLRQANFSNATLTLADLSSSCGIGCQLTGAVLIQAQLADADFRQIHALGAKLYGAVCDRAIFSQADLQRADLRDIQGTAAQFQQAKLIEAQFDRAELREANFAAAQLSKASFQQSILIGSTFQAADLNHANLKSAILKAANLTSVNATSSSFQAADLTEASLRSSDLKWADFWNAVLVNTHFQEAALFEANLEFSNLSGANFTGADLRSANLEHAQLDGAIFDNAQVQEALFTDATGLTGDQQQWLRQHGALNVEVL
- the pstB gene encoding phosphate ABC transporter ATP-binding protein PstB — translated: MQSEQSPTTTATEQKSIFRVENTDYYYGSFKAVRGVNLEIPVNKITAFIGPSGCGKSTVLRCFNRLNDLIAGAHIDGRITFHGQDIYSKAVDPTELRRRVGMVFQKPNPFPKSIYDNIAFGARINGYQGDMDELVERSLRGAALWDEVKDKLKESGLSISGGQQQRLCIARAIAIAPEVILMDEPCSALDPISTLKIEELMHQLKENYTIIIVTHNMQQATRVSDRTAFYNAEATDSGSKVGYLVEYDVTENIFKNPQNEATRDYVSGRFG
- a CDS encoding succinylglutamate desuccinylase/aspartoacylase family protein, giving the protein MDAEIKVLPLLHMASGDMLSLQQYRLVGAHPGKVVYLQANLHGAEIAGNSVIHQLLTYFQKLDATALQGEIRLVPACNPIGVNTRAHNFASGRFNPYDGRDWNRIFWDWEQEHQGARTFAEQHLASDRATIQQAYREFIGQHFKAELATLDDPAGVPVHQRYRTRLQQQALAADLLIDLHSSSNQGLVYAYYFRDRTASIPYFDLDFAILLDQFDGNAFDEAFINPWLALEQAFAELGRSLRFDIEAWTLELGTGMKNDPQAIARGVNGILNYLRQQQVLQDGGGIVPRSVPLTRASQLKKYYATAGGFVQNRVALGTWVQSGDVLYELLCLNKTGQYPQVLTVQAQQSGLVYDLSTCEGVSEGEYVLAVMVPDA